A region from the Streptomyces lydicus genome encodes:
- a CDS encoding DUF6238 family protein produces MTQPLLPCDGHPYLRAASAGIRHHTRAASASPADRVHLDALHAHLTTLHQFLDRLSEAARPPHPAAGRHLATAHTRLWQAAAAVHDAFHLLPVADETSAETECHPERLPEGPPVLTICQRHLAAGHVIRRKTTPSDLNTPLHGHTTPCSQ; encoded by the coding sequence TTGACCCAACCTCTGCTTCCGTGTGACGGGCACCCTTATCTCCGTGCCGCCAGCGCCGGGATCCGGCACCACACCCGCGCCGCATCCGCATCGCCAGCCGATCGAGTCCATCTCGATGCGCTGCATGCGCACCTGACCACGCTGCACCAGTTCCTCGACCGGCTCAGCGAGGCCGCCCGACCGCCGCATCCCGCCGCCGGCCGACACCTCGCCACCGCGCACACACGGCTGTGGCAGGCCGCCGCCGCCGTGCACGACGCCTTCCACCTCCTGCCCGTGGCGGACGAAACCTCGGCAGAGACCGAGTGCCATCCCGAGCGGCTGCCCGAGGGACCGCCGGTCCTCACCATCTGCCAGCGCCACCTCGCCGCAGGTCACGTCATCCGCCGCAAGACCACCCCGAGCGACCTCAACACCCCGCTGCACGGCCACACCACCCCCTGCAGCCAGTAA
- a CDS encoding VirB4 family type IV secretion system protein, which yields MSHRPARRARRASASPLFTPHGTDRASRKTARRHLAEATAKARVEAAAHASSAGAQEQEMPAPLFPPAGRPGPASSRNNKLKLPAHRMTTATVAGAYPFLAEGGLGAEGIYIGRDVHAEASFCFDPWALYGKVEGFTNPNVVLAGVIGQGKSALAKSFALRSIAFGYRVYVPCDPKGEWTPVAQALGGTSIALGPGLPGRLNPLDAAPRPDSVSEADWAGEIRKRRLLLLGSLARTVLGRDLLPMEHTGLDVALDAVVTRAVASNCTPLIGDIATTLNNPDELDRVGGMMSGRLGDASRDLAHAMRRLVSGDLAGMFDAPSTVAFDPNSPMLTIDLSRLGGAGDDTALVLAMTCASAWMESALADPNGGRRWIVYDEAWRLMRHPGLLARMQSQWKLSRGLGIANLMVVHRLSDLLSAGDIGSRGRALAEGLLADCSTRIIYRQEADQLHAAASLLGLTSVESEALSHLNRGRGLWKVAGRSFIVQHHLHPREAQLFDTDARMH from the coding sequence ATAAGCCACCGCCCCGCGCGCCGCGCCCGCCGCGCCTCCGCCAGCCCCCTGTTCACCCCGCACGGCACGGACCGCGCCTCGCGGAAGACCGCCCGCCGGCACCTCGCCGAGGCGACCGCGAAGGCCCGTGTCGAAGCAGCCGCCCACGCCAGCAGCGCCGGCGCGCAGGAGCAGGAGATGCCGGCACCCCTCTTCCCGCCCGCGGGGCGACCGGGCCCCGCCTCCTCCCGCAACAACAAGCTCAAGCTGCCCGCCCACCGCATGACCACCGCCACCGTCGCGGGCGCATATCCGTTCCTCGCCGAGGGCGGGCTGGGCGCCGAGGGCATCTACATCGGCCGCGACGTCCACGCCGAAGCATCCTTCTGTTTCGACCCGTGGGCGCTATACGGCAAGGTCGAGGGCTTCACCAACCCGAACGTGGTCCTGGCGGGTGTGATCGGGCAGGGCAAGTCGGCACTGGCAAAGAGCTTCGCGCTGCGGTCGATCGCGTTCGGCTACCGGGTCTATGTGCCCTGCGATCCCAAGGGCGAATGGACCCCTGTGGCGCAGGCGTTGGGCGGCACCTCCATCGCGCTGGGGCCTGGTCTGCCCGGCCGACTGAACCCGCTGGACGCAGCCCCCAGGCCCGACAGTGTCTCCGAGGCGGACTGGGCGGGCGAGATCCGCAAGCGCCGACTGCTGCTGCTCGGCTCGCTGGCCCGCACCGTGCTCGGGCGGGACCTGCTGCCGATGGAGCACACCGGCCTCGATGTCGCTTTGGACGCTGTCGTCACCCGCGCCGTCGCGAGCAATTGCACCCCGCTGATCGGTGACATCGCCACCACCCTCAACAACCCCGACGAACTCGACCGGGTCGGCGGCATGATGTCCGGCCGTCTCGGTGACGCCTCCCGCGACCTGGCCCACGCGATGCGTCGCCTCGTGTCCGGTGACCTCGCCGGCATGTTCGACGCCCCGAGCACGGTGGCCTTCGACCCCAACTCGCCAATGCTGACCATCGATCTGTCCCGCCTGGGCGGAGCCGGTGACGACACCGCGCTGGTGCTGGCGATGACCTGCGCATCCGCGTGGATGGAGTCAGCACTCGCCGACCCGAACGGCGGCCGGCGCTGGATCGTCTACGACGAAGCCTGGCGTCTGATGCGCCACCCTGGCCTGCTGGCAAGGATGCAGTCCCAGTGGAAGCTCTCCCGCGGCCTGGGCATCGCGAACTTGATGGTGGTCCACAGGCTCAGCGACCTGCTAAGTGCCGGTGACATCGGATCCCGCGGACGCGCCCTCGCAGAAGGTCTGCTCGCCGACTGCTCCACCCGCATCATCTACCGGCAAGAAGCAGACCAACTCCACGCGGCAGCATCCCTCTTGGGCCTGACCTCAGTGGAGTCCGAAGCCCTCTCCCACCTGAACCGGGGCCGTGGGCTGTGGAAGGTTGCCGGGCGATCTTTCATCGTCCAGCACCACCTCCACCCCCGCGAAGCGCAGCTGTTCGACACCGACGCCCGAATGCACTGA
- a CDS encoding HAD family hydrolase, with protein sequence MNGAALIGITPSTPSPGAHIVWDWNGTLKDDLDDLLGAMNSTLDLLGEHPIDRNAYQTLHCVPIPDFYARVLGRPLTDDEWATAEGEFMRFLGQRPVRLRDGAKALLAHLRDSGYSQSLLSLLPHTRLLAETAESGVTHLFDRIDGRRAPGTTKAQALVTHLEAMGRPLDGQHEVLLIGDTRDDALAARTVGAHVVLVSGGMENAASLHQGGAAVADSLDQAVALGLRLVPPGTRGTALTTKSGTRQPIPGPGPGPGCEIDRRGASRRSH encoded by the coding sequence TTGAACGGAGCTGCCCTGATCGGCATCACACCCTCAACACCATCGCCCGGTGCCCACATCGTCTGGGACTGGAACGGCACCTTGAAGGACGATCTCGACGACCTGCTCGGCGCCATGAACTCCACCCTGGATCTGCTCGGCGAGCACCCCATCGACCGCAACGCCTACCAGACCCTGCATTGTGTGCCGATACCTGACTTCTATGCGCGGGTCCTCGGCCGTCCCCTGACCGACGATGAATGGGCAACGGCCGAAGGGGAGTTCATGCGCTTCCTCGGCCAGCGCCCGGTTCGGCTCCGCGACGGTGCAAAAGCGCTGCTCGCCCACCTCCGCGACAGCGGCTATAGCCAGTCGCTCCTCTCCCTCCTGCCTCACACCAGGCTGCTGGCGGAGACCGCCGAGTCCGGCGTCACGCACCTGTTCGACCGCATCGACGGACGCCGTGCGCCCGGCACGACCAAGGCCCAGGCACTTGTCACCCACCTGGAAGCGATGGGTCGGCCCCTCGACGGTCAGCATGAGGTCCTGCTGATCGGTGACACCCGCGACGATGCCCTCGCGGCCCGCACTGTCGGAGCCCATGTCGTCCTGGTCTCCGGCGGAATGGAGAATGCCGCGTCCCTCCACCAGGGCGGTGCCGCCGTTGCCGACAGCCTTGACCAAGCCGTCGCGCTGGGACTGCGTCTCGTACCCCCCGGCACCCGCGGCACAGCACTCACTACTAAATCCGGTACCCGCCAGCCCATTCCAGGCCCAGGCCCAGGCCCAGGCTGCGAGATCGATCGCCGAGGCGCCAGCCGGCGGTCGCATTGA
- a CDS encoding glycosyltransferase family 2 protein — MTVVIATQLRPERLEFLAAMHASLCRQSVPWEAIVALDGVDPARLPASLAADSRVRVLALPRPVGAACARNFALTEVRTPYVNWADDDDMFTDEAMALRLRTLEETGVGWCAGYSQDLHADGTTTLWVPPTPPGRHEAGDVWRYWKTPADTIPLGPTTLLARTDLVRAAPMGGLIQGEDYCSLAVTSLAPGIVLPVPVYQYRKHAGQMTAQDSYDQLETKARVFAHRFGSSLRAASRSVLDPDPSVT, encoded by the coding sequence ATCACCGTCGTCATCGCCACACAACTCCGCCCTGAGAGACTGGAGTTCCTTGCGGCCATGCACGCCAGCCTGTGCCGCCAGAGCGTCCCGTGGGAGGCGATCGTCGCCCTTGACGGCGTCGACCCGGCCCGGCTGCCAGCCTCGCTCGCCGCCGATTCGCGCGTGCGGGTTCTTGCCCTTCCGCGCCCGGTCGGTGCGGCCTGCGCTCGCAACTTCGCGCTCACCGAAGTGCGCACCCCGTACGTGAACTGGGCCGACGACGATGACATGTTCACCGATGAGGCCATGGCGCTGCGGCTGCGGACCCTGGAGGAGACCGGCGTGGGCTGGTGCGCCGGATACAGCCAGGACCTCCACGCCGACGGGACCACGACCCTGTGGGTGCCCCCGACACCACCGGGCCGGCACGAGGCCGGGGACGTGTGGCGGTACTGGAAGACCCCGGCCGACACCATCCCGCTCGGCCCAACCACCCTCCTCGCCCGTACCGACCTGGTGCGGGCGGCCCCCATGGGCGGTCTCATCCAGGGCGAGGACTACTGCTCCCTCGCGGTCACCAGCCTCGCTCCGGGAATCGTGCTGCCCGTCCCGGTCTACCAATACCGCAAGCACGCCGGGCAGATGACCGCGCAGGACTCCTACGACCAGTTGGAGACGAAGGCAAGGGTCTTCGCCCACCGGTTCGGCAGCAGCCTGCGCGCCGCGTCGCGCTCCGTGCTTGACCCCGATCCTTCCGTCACGTAG